The proteins below come from a single Gordonia sp. X0973 genomic window:
- the kstD gene encoding 3-oxosteroid 1-dehydrogenase — MTDEPEYDSVAGNASEQDVFDVVVVGAGAAGMSAALTAATQGLKTVLIEKSPYWGGSTSRSGGGVWIPNNSVLKRDGVDDTVEKAREYVHAIIGEHAPEAKIDAYIDRGPEALDYLMAHSPLELEWVKDYSDYYPEAPGGRLGGRSCEPKPFDARRLGKDLDTLHPQYTKAPLNMVVLQSDYRWMNIGMRHPKGIARMAKVAGRFSWSKSRNKKLIAMGAALAAELLLGLREAGVPILFNTALTDLVTDKKGAVVGVKTESDGKTGEIRARYGVILGSGGFERNEEMRKRYQRAPVGTEWTTGSEFNTGDGIRAGIEAGADVALMDDAWWGPTIPLPKGPWFALSERSVPGTFIVNERGERFMNESLPYVEAAHQMFGGEFGQGDGPGENVPAWMIMDTRCRNRYLFAGIPARQPLPKSWQKSGAVVKAATLEELAEKTGLPVDKLKETTERFNGFAKTGVDEDFHRGKSGYDHYYGDITNKPNPSLGPVDKPPFYAVKMVPGDLGTKGGIVTDENGRALRADGSVIPGLYAAGNTSAPVMGHTYAGPGATIGPAMVFGYLAALDAKAHADAESSAAAASSK; from the coding sequence ATGACCGACGAGCCCGAATACGACTCCGTCGCCGGGAACGCGAGCGAGCAGGACGTTTTCGATGTTGTCGTCGTCGGCGCCGGAGCGGCGGGGATGAGCGCCGCCCTGACCGCCGCCACCCAGGGCCTGAAAACCGTCCTGATCGAGAAGTCGCCGTATTGGGGCGGCTCGACGTCGCGCTCGGGCGGCGGGGTGTGGATCCCCAACAACTCGGTGCTCAAGCGCGACGGGGTCGACGACACCGTCGAGAAGGCCCGCGAATACGTCCACGCGATCATCGGCGAGCACGCCCCGGAGGCGAAGATCGACGCCTACATCGATCGCGGGCCGGAAGCCCTCGACTACCTGATGGCGCACTCCCCGCTCGAACTCGAGTGGGTCAAGGACTACTCCGACTACTACCCGGAGGCCCCCGGCGGACGCCTGGGCGGGCGCTCCTGCGAGCCCAAGCCGTTCGACGCGCGCCGTCTCGGCAAGGACCTGGACACCCTGCACCCGCAGTACACCAAGGCACCGCTGAACATGGTGGTGCTGCAGAGCGACTACCGCTGGATGAACATCGGCATGCGCCACCCCAAGGGCATCGCCCGCATGGCCAAGGTCGCCGGGCGCTTCAGCTGGTCCAAGTCGCGCAACAAGAAGCTCATCGCCATGGGCGCCGCGCTGGCCGCCGAACTGCTCCTCGGCCTGCGCGAGGCCGGCGTGCCGATCCTGTTCAACACCGCCCTCACCGACCTGGTCACCGACAAGAAGGGCGCCGTGGTCGGCGTCAAGACCGAGTCCGACGGCAAAACGGGCGAGATCCGCGCTCGCTACGGCGTGATCCTCGGTTCCGGAGGCTTCGAGCGGAACGAGGAGATGCGCAAGCGCTACCAGCGCGCCCCGGTGGGTACCGAGTGGACGACCGGCTCGGAGTTCAACACCGGTGACGGCATCCGCGCCGGCATCGAGGCCGGTGCGGATGTCGCCCTGATGGACGACGCCTGGTGGGGCCCGACGATCCCGCTGCCCAAGGGCCCGTGGTTCGCCCTGTCGGAGCGCTCGGTGCCGGGCACCTTCATCGTCAACGAGCGCGGTGAACGCTTCATGAACGAGTCGCTGCCCTACGTCGAGGCCGCGCACCAGATGTTCGGCGGCGAATTCGGCCAGGGCGACGGCCCGGGCGAGAACGTCCCGGCGTGGATGATCATGGACACCCGCTGCCGCAACCGCTACCTGTTCGCCGGCATCCCGGCCCGCCAGCCGCTGCCGAAGAGCTGGCAGAAGTCCGGCGCGGTGGTGAAGGCCGCGACCCTGGAGGAACTCGCCGAGAAGACGGGCCTGCCCGTCGACAAGCTCAAGGAGACCACCGAGCGGTTCAACGGTTTCGCCAAGACCGGCGTCGACGAGGACTTCCACCGCGGCAAGAGCGGCTACGACCACTACTACGGCGACATCACCAACAAGCCGAACCCGAGCCTCGGCCCGGTCGACAAGCCGCCGTTCTACGCGGTCAAGATGGTCCCCGGCGACCTCGGCACCAAGGGCGGCATCGTCACCGACGAGAACGGCCGCGCCCTGCGCGCGGACGGCAGCGTGATCCCCGGCCTCTACGCAGCGGGCAACACCAGTGCCCCGGTGATGGGCCACACCTACGCCGGCCCCGGCGCGACCATCGGCCCCGCCATGGTGTTCGGGTACCTCGCCGCACTCGACGCGAAGGCGCACGCCGACGCCGAGAGTTCCGCAGCCGCCGCCAGCAGCAAGTAG
- a CDS encoding AMP-binding protein, translating to MKFNLADVFETVADSVPERIVLSYEGNQTTYAEMDRQANQVAHFFASKGIGADDKVALFLKNCPEHVQALLATIKLRAVPVNVNYRYTDAELEYIFENSDSAAIVVELPEHQSAVARLLGRLPLVRAIFVVGEITDELRDAVAALDGREVALASFGEVDQYPTERDFEPRTGEELYLLYTGGTTGYPKGVMWQHDDFFRKPISGGNPYGDPRKDYDEIASAVKDFPSIAFLLAAPLMHGAASYSLFTFLSLGGRLILERDFNAEQIVRNIERDQTQIILIVGDAMGLPLVEQMEKLKDEVDMSSLFSIASGGAIWSQHVRDRLVAVKEGLLLRDNFGASESGNDGEISLDENGNLKVPPTEKMMIVDERFEKITTPGEVGYIARIGNIPLGYYKDEEKTARTFPTLADGTRISVLGDMGYVEEDGSIVFLGRGSQCINTGGEKVYAEEVEAVLHAHPAIADALVVPVPDAKYGQRVAAVAKVADGFDEPSLEDVQEHCRTELAGYKVPRTVVFVDEVKRTPAGKADYKWAKAAADQTATV from the coding sequence ATGAAATTCAACCTCGCCGACGTCTTCGAAACGGTCGCCGACTCGGTCCCCGAACGCATCGTCCTGTCCTACGAGGGCAACCAGACGACCTACGCCGAGATGGACCGGCAGGCCAACCAGGTCGCGCACTTCTTCGCGTCGAAGGGGATCGGCGCCGACGACAAGGTCGCGCTGTTCCTCAAGAACTGCCCGGAGCATGTGCAGGCCCTGCTCGCGACGATCAAGTTGCGCGCCGTCCCGGTGAACGTCAACTACCGCTACACCGACGCCGAGCTGGAGTACATCTTCGAGAACTCCGATTCCGCGGCCATCGTCGTGGAACTGCCGGAGCACCAGTCGGCCGTCGCCCGACTGCTGGGCCGACTGCCGCTCGTGCGCGCGATCTTCGTCGTCGGCGAGATCACCGACGAGCTGCGCGACGCGGTGGCCGCACTCGACGGGCGTGAGGTCGCGCTGGCGTCCTTCGGCGAGGTCGACCAGTACCCGACCGAGCGCGATTTCGAGCCGCGCACCGGCGAAGAGCTGTACCTGCTCTACACCGGCGGCACCACCGGGTACCCGAAGGGCGTCATGTGGCAGCACGACGACTTCTTCCGCAAGCCCATCTCCGGCGGCAATCCGTACGGTGACCCGCGCAAGGACTACGACGAGATCGCGAGCGCGGTCAAGGACTTCCCGTCGATCGCCTTCCTGCTCGCCGCGCCGCTGATGCACGGCGCCGCGTCGTACTCGCTGTTCACCTTCCTCTCGCTGGGCGGGCGGCTCATCCTGGAACGCGACTTCAACGCCGAGCAGATCGTGCGCAACATCGAGCGCGACCAGACGCAGATCATCCTGATCGTCGGCGACGCGATGGGTCTGCCGCTCGTCGAGCAGATGGAGAAGCTCAAGGACGAGGTCGACATGTCGTCGTTGTTCTCCATCGCCTCGGGCGGTGCGATCTGGAGCCAGCACGTCCGCGACCGGCTCGTGGCCGTGAAGGAGGGGTTGCTGCTGCGCGACAACTTCGGCGCGTCGGAATCGGGCAACGACGGTGAGATCTCCCTCGACGAGAACGGCAACCTCAAGGTGCCGCCGACCGAGAAGATGATGATCGTCGACGAGCGGTTCGAGAAGATCACCACGCCCGGCGAGGTCGGCTACATCGCTCGCATCGGGAACATCCCCCTCGGTTACTACAAGGACGAGGAGAAGACCGCCCGCACCTTCCCGACGTTGGCCGACGGCACGCGGATCTCGGTGCTCGGCGACATGGGCTACGTCGAGGAGGACGGGTCGATCGTCTTCCTGGGCCGCGGCAGCCAGTGCATCAACACCGGTGGCGAGAAGGTCTACGCGGAGGAGGTCGAAGCGGTGCTGCACGCGCATCCGGCGATCGCCGACGCCCTGGTGGTGCCCGTTCCCGACGCGAAGTACGGCCAGCGGGTGGCCGCCGTGGCGAAGGTCGCAGACGGCTTCGACGAGCCCTCGCTCGAGGACGTGCAGGAGCACTGCCGCACGGAGCTGGCCGGCTACAAGGTGCCGCGCACCGTCGTCTTCGTCGACGAGGTGAAGCGCACCCCGGCGGGCAAGGCCGACTACAAGTGGGCGAAGGCGGCGGCCGACCAGACTGCTACGGTCTGA
- a CDS encoding 2-keto-4-pentenoate hydratase: MAVSEDLRAQIAAELARAEETAVAIDPPTAAHPDLDVIDAYEIQLINIRRRLDAGASVAGHKVGLASEAMQKMMGVDEPDYGHLLDVMEYREGTSIDFSALCIPRVEVEVGFILGADLPGQGCTNEDVIEAIEWVVPSIELIDSRIKDWKITLPDTIADNASSCGWILGEQRVKIADIDTGDIDATLTRNGEVIAKGNSSAVLGHPLNAVSWLANKVSSFGVRLRKGDVILPGTATRAIDIASGDHFVAEFAGLGSVTLDFT; this comes from the coding sequence ATGGCAGTCAGCGAGGACCTGCGGGCACAGATCGCCGCAGAGTTGGCCCGCGCCGAGGAGACTGCCGTCGCGATCGATCCGCCGACCGCCGCGCACCCCGACCTCGACGTCATCGACGCCTACGAAATCCAGCTCATCAACATCCGTCGTCGCCTCGACGCGGGTGCCTCGGTCGCCGGGCACAAGGTCGGCCTCGCGTCCGAAGCGATGCAGAAGATGATGGGCGTCGACGAACCCGACTACGGGCACCTGCTGGACGTCATGGAGTACCGAGAGGGCACGTCGATCGACTTCTCCGCGTTGTGCATCCCGCGCGTCGAGGTGGAGGTCGGATTCATCCTCGGCGCCGACCTCCCCGGTCAGGGCTGCACCAACGAGGACGTGATCGAAGCGATCGAGTGGGTCGTCCCGTCGATCGAACTCATCGACTCGCGGATCAAGGACTGGAAGATTACGCTCCCGGACACCATCGCCGACAACGCGTCGTCGTGCGGCTGGATCCTCGGGGAGCAGCGCGTGAAGATCGCCGACATCGACACCGGCGACATCGACGCGACGCTGACGCGCAACGGCGAGGTCATCGCGAAGGGCAACTCGTCTGCGGTGCTCGGTCACCCGCTCAACGCGGTGTCGTGGCTGGCCAACAAGGTCTCCTCCTTCGGGGTGCGACTGCGCAAGGGTGACGTCATCCTGCCCGGCACCGCGACGCGCGCCATCGACATCGCCAGCGGCGACCACTTCGTCGCCGAGTTCGCCGGACTCGGCAGCGTGACACTGGACTTCACCTAG
- a CDS encoding MaoC/PaaZ C-terminal domain-containing protein encodes MPIDQSVALGAELPEVTFSWTASDVALYHLAVGAAADPMDTEGLKYVDDASPKVLPTFATVAASFHATEPPKVVFPGVDIDLAKVVHGSQQVTAHRPLPPSGTATTRTRIAELQDKGSAAVIVQESVTTDESGETLWTARSSIFAKGEGGFGGERGSSSKVPFPDRVADHRITVPTRPNQALLYRLCGDRNPLHSDPAFAKGAGFDRPILHGLCSYGSVARAVVDEVLDGDVTKLADYSASFAGIVFPGETLQLDVWDERERLLLTASVVEREAPALGNVVCLVNR; translated from the coding sequence ATGCCTATCGATCAGTCCGTGGCGCTCGGCGCCGAGCTGCCCGAGGTCACCTTCTCCTGGACCGCCTCCGACGTCGCGCTCTACCACCTCGCGGTGGGTGCGGCGGCCGACCCGATGGACACCGAGGGCCTCAAGTACGTCGACGACGCCAGTCCCAAGGTCCTCCCGACCTTCGCGACCGTCGCGGCCTCCTTCCATGCGACCGAGCCGCCGAAGGTCGTCTTCCCCGGCGTCGACATCGACCTGGCGAAGGTCGTCCACGGCAGTCAACAGGTCACCGCGCACCGGCCGCTCCCCCCGTCGGGAACGGCCACGACCCGCACCCGGATCGCCGAGTTGCAGGACAAGGGATCGGCGGCCGTGATCGTCCAGGAGTCCGTCACGACCGACGAGAGCGGTGAGACCCTGTGGACCGCGCGCTCGTCGATCTTCGCGAAAGGCGAGGGCGGGTTCGGCGGTGAGCGCGGCTCCTCGTCGAAAGTGCCTTTCCCCGACCGGGTGGCCGACCACCGGATCACGGTCCCGACGCGCCCCAACCAGGCCCTGCTCTACCGGCTGTGCGGCGACCGCAACCCGCTGCATTCGGATCCCGCCTTCGCCAAGGGAGCCGGATTCGACCGCCCGATCCTGCACGGGTTGTGCAGCTACGGCAGTGTCGCGCGGGCCGTCGTCGACGAGGTGCTCGACGGCGACGTCACCAAATTGGCCGACTACTCGGCCTCCTTCGCCGGCATCGTGTTCCCCGGGGAGACCCTGCAGCTCGACGTGTGGGATGAGCGCGAGCGACTGTTGCTCACCGCATCGGTCGTCGAACGCGAAGCGCCCGCATTGGGAAACGTCGTATGCCTCGTTAACCGGTGA
- a CDS encoding MFS transporter encodes MGWSAIWLVTMVCAAVSMVVAAMAALNTALQAIAEDPKIAASAAEQTWIIDGYTLMLAALLLPAGAIGDRLGRRGVMIGGLVVFGIASLLGVFAGSATELIATRALAGAAAAFIMPTTLSLITSNVPVSRRPLAISIWAGVAGVGAIAGFFVTGLLLKFFGQDNWRAIMITFAVSAALTALLCLTVGTSKDSDPDPFDWAGSVASVLAVFLFVFGLLEVPQRGWTNPLVLGSLIGGVVLAVVFCVIEFRIRFPLLDVQLFTNRAFSAGSLAVMLQFFASFAVFFLVLQQLQLIFGYTPLASAVALFPLIIGVGVFSLIGNWVAVRYHSLRFVLAIGVFLCGLGILLMGVIHYTQYWQLAVFLSIAAVGIGLATAPSTTAIMQNTPLDDQGVGSAVNDTARELGAAVGIALAGSILAAGYANRIGPTAEAAQRALSNPATGGDPATGAAAAEGIRNSLAGATHVAGKLPAQAHPLAQQILDGAHAAFTNPMHTSFIILGAILIVGSAVLAWISPRRMVPLAKAD; translated from the coding sequence ATGGGATGGTCGGCGATCTGGCTCGTCACCATGGTGTGTGCCGCCGTCAGCATGGTCGTCGCGGCCATGGCGGCGCTGAACACCGCACTGCAGGCGATCGCCGAAGACCCCAAGATCGCGGCCAGCGCGGCGGAGCAGACCTGGATCATCGACGGCTACACGTTGATGCTCGCCGCGCTGCTGCTGCCCGCCGGGGCGATCGGCGACCGGCTGGGCCGACGCGGGGTGATGATCGGCGGGCTCGTCGTGTTCGGCATCGCGTCGCTGCTCGGGGTGTTCGCCGGCAGTGCCACCGAACTCATCGCGACCCGGGCCCTCGCCGGCGCGGCGGCCGCGTTCATCATGCCGACCACGCTCTCGCTGATCACGTCGAACGTGCCCGTGTCGCGGCGCCCGCTGGCCATCAGCATCTGGGCCGGCGTCGCGGGCGTCGGAGCGATCGCCGGATTCTTCGTCACCGGGCTGCTGCTCAAATTCTTCGGCCAGGACAACTGGCGGGCCATCATGATCACCTTCGCGGTGTCGGCGGCGCTGACCGCCCTGCTATGTCTCACCGTCGGGACGTCGAAGGACTCCGATCCAGACCCCTTCGACTGGGCCGGATCGGTGGCCTCGGTGCTCGCCGTGTTCCTCTTCGTCTTCGGATTGCTGGAGGTGCCGCAGCGGGGCTGGACCAATCCCCTGGTCCTGGGGTCGCTGATCGGCGGGGTGGTCCTCGCGGTGGTGTTCTGCGTCATCGAATTCCGTATCCGGTTCCCGTTGCTGGACGTACAGCTCTTCACCAACCGCGCGTTCAGCGCCGGCTCACTCGCGGTGATGCTGCAGTTCTTCGCGTCGTTCGCGGTGTTCTTCCTGGTACTCCAGCAACTGCAGCTGATCTTCGGTTACACCCCGCTCGCGTCGGCGGTCGCCCTGTTCCCGCTGATCATCGGTGTCGGTGTGTTCTCGTTGATCGGCAACTGGGTGGCCGTGCGCTACCACTCGCTTCGGTTCGTCCTCGCCATCGGCGTCTTCCTCTGCGGCCTGGGCATCCTGCTCATGGGCGTCATCCACTACACGCAGTATTGGCAGCTGGCGGTGTTCCTCTCCATCGCCGCGGTCGGCATCGGTTTGGCGACCGCCCCGTCGACGACGGCGATCATGCAGAACACCCCGCTCGACGACCAGGGCGTCGGATCGGCGGTCAACGACACGGCGCGCGAACTGGGCGCGGCCGTCGGCATCGCACTCGCCGGCTCGATCCTCGCCGCCGGCTACGCGAATCGGATCGGCCCCACCGCGGAGGCCGCGCAACGCGCGCTCAGCAATCCGGCGACTGGCGGCGACCCGGCGACCGGTGCCGCGGCGGCCGAAGGTATCCGCAATTCACTGGCAGGTGCGACTCATGTGGCGGGCAAGCTGCCGGCACAGGCTCATCCGCTTGCCCAGCAGATCCTCGACGGCGCGCACGCCGCCTTCACCAACCCGATGCACACGTCGTTCATCATCCTGGGCGCCATTCTCATCGTCGGATCGGCAGTCCTCGCGTGGATCTCCCCGCGTCGGATGGTCCCGTTGGCGAAGGCCGACTAG
- a CDS encoding acetaldehyde dehydrogenase (acetylating) codes for MSAKLTAAIIGSGNIGTDLMYKLERSEVIEPRWMVGIDADSEGMRRAADHGLITMSGGADELLASAERPDLIFEATSAYVHREYAPKYEAAGITAIDLTPAAVGPAVVPPANLREHLDAPNTNMITCGGQATIPMVHAVSSVVPVPYAEIVASVSSESAGPGTRANIDEFTKTTSRGIETIGGADRGKAIIILNPADPPMIMRDTIFCAIPADADTDAIAEAIHRREKDIQEYVPGYRLLQDPQFDAPSVINGGHARVSIFVEVEGAGDFLPPYAGNLDIMTAAATKVGEEIAKSKLAAPAAAGK; via the coding sequence GTGAGCGCGAAACTGACTGCGGCGATCATCGGCTCGGGCAACATCGGCACCGACCTGATGTACAAGCTGGAACGATCCGAGGTGATCGAGCCCCGCTGGATGGTCGGGATCGACGCGGATTCCGAGGGGATGCGCCGCGCCGCCGACCACGGCCTGATCACCATGAGTGGCGGCGCCGACGAGCTGCTGGCTTCCGCCGAGCGCCCGGACCTCATCTTCGAGGCGACCAGCGCCTACGTGCACCGCGAGTACGCGCCGAAATACGAGGCCGCCGGGATCACCGCGATCGACCTCACCCCGGCCGCCGTCGGGCCGGCCGTCGTGCCGCCGGCGAATCTGCGCGAGCACCTGGACGCCCCGAACACGAACATGATCACCTGCGGTGGTCAGGCCACCATCCCGATGGTGCACGCGGTGTCCTCGGTGGTGCCGGTGCCGTACGCGGAGATCGTCGCCTCGGTCTCGTCGGAATCAGCCGGCCCGGGTACGCGCGCCAACATCGACGAATTCACCAAGACCACGTCGCGGGGGATCGAGACCATCGGCGGTGCCGACCGGGGCAAGGCGATCATCATCCTGAATCCGGCCGATCCGCCGATGATCATGCGCGACACCATCTTCTGCGCGATCCCGGCCGACGCCGATACGGACGCGATCGCCGAGGCGATCCACCGTCGGGAGAAGGACATCCAGGAGTACGTGCCCGGCTACCGTCTGCTGCAGGACCCGCAGTTCGACGCCCCGAGCGTCATCAACGGCGGTCACGCGCGGGTTTCCATCTTCGTCGAGGTGGAAGGCGCGGGCGACTTCCTGCCGCCGTATGCCGGCAACCTCGACATCATGACCGCCGCGGCCACCAAGGTGGGCGAGGAGATCGCCAAGTCCAAGCTGGCCGCTCCTGCCGCGGCCGGGAAGTGA